Part of the Synechococcus sp. UW69 genome is shown below.
GTGGTGGAGATAAGACTACAGAATTTCGATTGTCTCCTGGCCAAGTTGTTGTCTATCCTTCCTCCCTTCTCCATTGTGTTCAACCTGTTATTGGTGGAACACGATTCGTTTGTGTTGGTTGGATTGAAAGCTATGTGAAGTCTGCGGAAGACCGTTCCTTGCTTTTTAATCTCGATGCTGGTGCTCGCGGATTGCTTGCCCGTCATGGTCGGTCTGATGAACTTGATTTGATTTTTCAAAGTTATACAAATGCTATCCGGCGCCTATCTTCCTGATTTGTATCTTTTGACCTTGCCAGCTGCGTCGTTAATGACTATTTCTGATTGAGATTTGGCATAATAGAATTTTGGGTCTGTTTATGGTCAAGCCATCCGCAATTTCTGTTTTTGCAGCTGCCACCTCGCTTCTCGTTGCCTCTGCAGCTGTTCCAGTTGTCCATGCTCAGAATGCTGGTGGACTTCAAGAATGGAACACCGACCAAGGTGTTGATGAAGAAAGCGTCATGGACTCCGATGCAGCAGCCTTAAAGAAAAAGGCAGAACAAGAGGATGTCTGTGTTCCCATCGGTGAGGGCGAGAACTGCTGGTGAATCTAATCTTGTGAGATTATTTGAGGGGCATTCGCCCCTCTTTTTTATGTAAAAAAAGCGCCCCGAGGGGCGCCAGTCTGTTGATCAAATGTGGATCAGAATTTGAAGGTCGTCTTGACGAGACCGCCAAACTTGTTGGCTCCATTCACTTGATGTTTGCCCTTTGCATCATCAACCCAGAACACAGCAGGTGTGATGGTGATGTTGTCGGTCACACGGAAGTCGTAATAACCTTCGATTGCAAAGTTCTGGTCGTCAGCCTTTTGCCCCTGAACTTCGGTGGCGTAGCTGGAGTAGGAACCAAAGCCAAGTCCCAGCTTGTTGCCTTCCATGAAGGCGTCATTCCAGTTCAGGCCAACCATCCAGCCCTTAACGGCTTCGGAGTTGCCGCGGTATTCACTATCAGCCCAACCGAAGTCAAGGCCCGCACTGATGGTGGGAATGAATCCGCTGTCTTCAGGTGACCAGTAGCCGCGAAGGCCAACGGCGTGGATGGGGTGAGCCAGATCCTTTGCCGTGGGTGTGGAGTAACCCATAGCCGCCTTGGCTTCTGTCTTGATCGTGCAGGTTTTCACACCCAGCTCGTCAGTTACACAAACCTTGTCCTGCTGAGCATTCTTCAGTGCGTAGAGCGCTGAAACATGCCACTTGCGGTTGCCGTAGCCAACTTGGCTGAGCAGGTATGCATCGGTGTCTTCACCGAACATTTGCTTTTTAGAACCGCTCTTCGCACCGTCACCACCGTCGGCAACGTAGTTCACAGCAATGTTGAAGGCTGCGTCACCAGGATCGACATCCTGACGCCACTGCACACCAAAGCCTTGGCCTGTGCTGGCACCCAGAACAGCGCCGTAACCACCCAGTTTGAATGCCTTGAGGATCGGCTTGTAACGGGTTGGCGTTTCGATCATGTAGTAGTTCTCGATCAACGCACCAACGGTGACCTTGAACTCGTTGCCGATCGGGAAGCTATACCAGAGCTTGTCCACCTTGATGTTGTTGTCACCGCTCTTGGCATCAGCCAGATAAGAGTCTGATTCGGTCCAGACGTTCTTCATGTTGCCCGTGCGAAGACGGGTGTACAAGCGATCCTTGCCGGTGAAGGAGGTGTCGAGGTTCA
Proteins encoded:
- a CDS encoding iron uptake porin, which translates into the protein LEARVGELEATQFSTTTKLRGQADFFTGAVKYADRDECNEKSPGSCESDGFSFSYRYTLNLDTSFTGKDRLYTRLRTGNMKNVWTESDSYLADAKSGDNNIKVDKLWYSFPIGNEFKVTVGALIENYYMIETPTRYKPILKAFKLGGYGAVLGASTGQGFGVQWRQDVDPGDAAFNIAVNYVADGGDGAKSGSKKQMFGEDTDAYLLSQVGYGNRKWHVSALYALKNAQQDKVCVTDELGVKTCTIKTEAKAAMGYSTPTAKDLAHPIHAVGLRGYWSPEDSGFIPTISAGLDFGWADSEYRGNSEAVKGWMVGLNWNDAFMEGNKLGLGFGSYSSYATEVQGQKADDQNFAIEGYYDFRVTDNITITPAVFWVDDAKGKHQVNGANKFGGLVKTTFKF